The genomic DNA CGGCATCAGCTGGTGACAGTGCCTGCTCGGCGTGGGGGTTGAGTACGATCCCGTAGGGCACCTGCCCCATCGACCGATAGAGGGTCGCCTTGTCGAACTTCTCGAGGCGACGCGCGGTGCACTTGTCGGGATCGTCGTCGCCCTCGTAGTAGACGTGACACTCCACGCGAGGTGATACGGCGGGCCGCGAGAAAAGCACACGGTTCGGGACCGGAGTCGTACGCTTTTGGCGGTGGCGACGAATGCGGTGGTATGGATACGGAGTCGGACGGGACGGATACCGCGCCAGACGACGGTCGCGCTCTCGTCCGTCGGTATTACGACGCGCTCGACGAGCACGACTACGACGCGCTCGAGGAGTTGCTCTCGCCCGCGTTCTTACAGCGCCGTCCCGACCGTACGTTCGAGGACCGCGAGACGTTCGTCGCCTTCATGCGCGAGAAGCGACCGAACCCGGACACCAGCCACGACCTCGCGTCGATCGTCGTCGGTGACGACCGCGTCGCAGTACGCGGTCGCGTAATCGATGACGGGACGACGCTGTTCGAGTTCGCGGACTTCTTCGAACTCGAGAGCGGACAGATTGATCGGCTCGAGACCTACTCGCGATGATACTGTCGGACGACCAGTCCGATCAGGCCGAACAGTTGTTCGGCCCCAACTCGAGTTCGACCCGGTCTTCCGGCGGAATCTCGGTGACACCGCGGTTGAACTCGATGATCTCCTCGTAGTTCGACGGCTTCTCACCGGCGTCGGCCATGTGATCGACGAACGCGTCTTCGTCGAGTCCGAGCAGGTCGATGCCTGTCCGCGCGTCGCGGATCGTCGTCTGAATCGGCTCACCGGGTGTGCCGTGTTCGAACTCACCGTCCGCGGTGACCGTCACGTGTCCCGGGAGGACGACGAGACCCTCGGGTTCGGACAGAATCGTCCGGCGGAGGGTCTCATAGAGCATCCTGGCTCCTCTCTCGCCTTCGTCTTCGCTGAATTCGAGCTCCGTTCGCCCCGTCGAGTCGACATGGAGCGTGTCGGCGGTCAGCAGTGCCGCATCGTCGACCAGCAGGGAGATCATCTCGCTTGTGTGGCCCGGCGTATGGAGGGCTTTGAGCTCGCGCTCGCCAACGGAGAGCACCTCGTTATGCTCGAGCGGGGTATACTCGCGTTCGACGTCGCGCTCGCTAGCGTGTTCGCCGAGGTAGTAGGGAACTCCGAGGTCGTCGGCCAACTGGTGACCGCCGGAGATGTGGTCGGCGTGAACGTGCGTATCGATCACGCCCGTAATCGAGAGATTAGCCTCCTCGGCGGCGGCTTCGTACTCGTCGGTGTCGTCGGTCGGATCGACGACGACGGCCTCGCCCGTCTCTGCACAGCCGACGAGATAGCCCAGACAGCCCTTCGCGCGCCGCTGAAGCTGGATGATCGCCATCCCCTCGTCGACGTCGATCTCGGCACGATCGTAGACGCCACTCCACCCCTTCATACCGCCGTCGACAGCCATGACGTCGAACTCGTCGGTCGCCGACTCCAGCCGCGTCGCCAGATTGCTCGAGGAGATCCCCTTCGCACAGATAGCGATCACGCGGTCGGTGTCACCGACGACGTCTCGCAGGTCCTCGAGTTTGCCGTCGAGTTCCTCCTCGGGACCGAACGGGACATTGACCGCACCCGAGACGTGCCAGGCTTCGTAGCTGTCTTCCGGGCGAGTATCGACGAGGACGTACTCCGCGTCCTCGTCCTGAAGTTCCGCGAGCCGGTCGGGCGAAATTGTGGTAACCATACACGATTGTATCGCCTCGAGCGACGTAAACGACGAGGCGTCAACTGCCGGGGTCACCACTGGCTGGTAAGTCGACGAGACCAGTCGTTTAACTGATATGCGATCCAAGGGCCGGTATGGCCCTGTCAGATTTCGTCGCCGCGGTTGTCGCCGTCCTCCGCCGTCGACCGGGCGATCTCCTGCCGTTGTACCTCCTCGGCATTGCTATCCCGGCGATCGTCCGTGTCGTCCCGTTTCTCGCGCTTGGCGTCGCCTACCTCCATCTCTCGACGAGTGGCCGACTCAAGCCGATACGCGCCCGGCTGGCCGACCTCGGGCCGCCACCGGACCCCAACGCCGATCCCGAAGCGTTC from Natrinema sp. HArc-T2 includes the following:
- a CDS encoding nuclear transport factor 2 family protein, which encodes MDTESDGTDTAPDDGRALVRRYYDALDEHDYDALEELLSPAFLQRRPDRTFEDRETFVAFMREKRPNPDTSHDLASIVVGDDRVAVRGRVIDDGTTLFEFADFFELESGQIDRLETYSR
- a CDS encoding rhodanese-like domain-containing protein is translated as MVTTISPDRLAELQDEDAEYVLVDTRPEDSYEAWHVSGAVNVPFGPEEELDGKLEDLRDVVGDTDRVIAICAKGISSSNLATRLESATDEFDVMAVDGGMKGWSGVYDRAEIDVDEGMAIIQLQRRAKGCLGYLVGCAETGEAVVVDPTDDTDEYEAAAEEANLSITGVIDTHVHADHISGGHQLADDLGVPYYLGEHASERDVEREYTPLEHNEVLSVGERELKALHTPGHTSEMISLLVDDAALLTADTLHVDSTGRTELEFSEDEGERGARMLYETLRRTILSEPEGLVVLPGHVTVTADGEFEHGTPGEPIQTTIRDARTGIDLLGLDEDAFVDHMADAGEKPSNYEEIIEFNRGVTEIPPEDRVELELGPNNCSA